In the genome of Populus alba chromosome 11, ASM523922v2, whole genome shotgun sequence, one region contains:
- the LOC118031361 gene encoding uncharacterized protein, with the protein MQGGSEDVKPNQERRLKSTQGDDQQQHQPQQPQKCPRCESLNTKFCYYNNYNLSQPRYFCKTCRRYWTLGGTLRNVPVGGGCRKGKRAKTSSSSSSGENSRLQQQLPQQPHLLQHNFATPQNILATNNSGNLSSPALRNKEPGNLVSPPPGMSTMASYFPGGGFLTSLEAIQSLNNNQPPIQSFPLQPLNQPLNLGGVLGETSNLGLLHGFNAVPAFGSQNQQQSQLYHVGYRDTRSIEHSFYPHNQESLIQSSRPATSSHQQQNWHHGFMSNSNPTVSDTALWSTSTSTTIGHTNSNINPTAGSSPLNPDQWKHGLPGYGPPS; encoded by the coding sequence ATGCAGGGAGGAAGTGAAGATGTGAAGCCAAATCAAGAGAGGAGATTGAAATCGACACAAGGGGATGATCAACAGCAACATCAGCCGCAGCAGCCTCAAAAATGCCCTCGCTGCGAGTCTCTGAATACCAAGTTTTGTTATTACAACAATTACAACCTTTCTCAGCCTCGGTACTTTTGCAAGACTTGTAGAAGGTATTGGACTCTTGGCGGTACCCTGAGGAATGTTCCTGTAGGAGGTGGTTGTCGCAAAGGAAAGCGAGCAAAAACGTCATCATCTTCTAGTTCTGGCGAGAACTCGCGGTTGCAGCAACAGCTACCGCAACAACCACATCTTTTGCAGCATAATTTTGCAACCCCACAAAATATCCTGGCCACTAATAATTCAGGTAATCTTTCAAGTCCTGCGTTGAGGAACAAAGAACCAGGGAATTTGGTTTCACCTCCTCCCGGGATGTCTACAATGGCATCTTATTTTCCTGGTGGTGGATTCTTGACATCTTTAGAAGCAATTCAGTCATTGAATAACAACCAGCCACCAATACAGTCTTTCCCTCTTCAACCTCTAAATCAACCTCTCAATCTCGGTGGTGTTTTAGGAGAGACTTCAAATTTGGGTCTTTTGCATGGTTTCAACGCAGTTCCTGCTTTTGGGTCCCAAAATCAACAGCAAAGCCAACTCTACCATGTGGGTTATAGAGATACTAGGAGTATTGAACATTCTTTTTACCCACATAATCAAGAGAGCTTGATTCAATCAAGCAGGCCTGCCACCTCTTCTCATCAGCAACAAAATTGGCATCATGGTTTTATGAGCAATAGTAACCCCACTGTCTCTGATACTGCTTTGTGGAGTACAAGCACCAGCACCACCATAGGACACACAAACAGCAACATCAATCCCACCGCTGGCTCCTCTCCCTTGAATCCAGATCAATGGAAACATGGTTTGCCTGGATATGGACCACCATCATGA